A stretch of the Luteimonas sp. JM171 genome encodes the following:
- a CDS encoding addiction module antidote protein: MIKEFFGRYDSADYLNTSEDIALYLEACIEEAGNDPAFIAHALGVAARARNMSQLSRDTGISREGLYKALSSDGNPSFATVLKVADALGLKIGFSPSTCKPNA; the protein is encoded by the coding sequence ATGATCAAGGAATTTTTTGGCCGCTACGACTCGGCGGACTACCTCAATACCAGCGAAGACATCGCGCTGTACCTGGAAGCCTGCATCGAGGAAGCCGGCAACGATCCGGCCTTCATCGCCCACGCGCTCGGCGTGGCGGCCCGCGCCCGTAACATGAGTCAGCTTTCGCGCGATACGGGGATCAGCCGCGAAGGCCTGTACAAGGCTCTATCCAGCGACGGGAATCCGAGCTTCGCCACTGTACTGAAAGTGGCCGACGCGCTCGGACTGAAGATTGGCTTCAGTCCGAGCACATGCAAACCAAATGCTTAA
- a CDS encoding type II toxin-antitoxin system RelE/ParE family toxin produces MIEIARSATFDRWMAGLRDVRARARIAARIDRLAHGNPGDVKPVGGGIREMRIDHGPGYRVYFIQRGARLVILLVGGDKSTQAADIARAQQVALAWSRS; encoded by the coding sequence ATGATCGAGATCGCAAGGAGCGCGACCTTCGACCGCTGGATGGCAGGTCTGCGGGATGTGCGTGCAAGGGCGCGGATCGCGGCGCGGATTGACCGGCTGGCTCATGGCAACCCGGGTGATGTGAAGCCAGTGGGTGGGGGCATCAGGGAGATGCGAATCGATCACGGACCCGGCTACCGGGTGTATTTCATCCAGCGCGGCGCGAGGCTCGTAATCCTGTTGGTCGGTGGCGACAAGTCTACCCAGGCGGCGGATATCGCCAGAGCTCAGCAGGTTGCACTCGCCTGGAGTCGATCATGA
- a CDS encoding lipoprotein, producing MRKLIAAAFAALLLAGCASNPPLNFSVPGVGVAQQKVDADMRSLTVTFARPDEAKGKIPAAAQHEVPQMWQSALTEALNRMAIFSDSSSRR from the coding sequence ATGAGGAAGCTGATTGCAGCCGCATTTGCGGCTCTGTTGCTGGCTGGCTGTGCGTCCAATCCGCCGCTGAATTTTTCGGTGCCCGGGGTCGGGGTCGCGCAGCAGAAGGTGGATGCCGATATGCGCTCGCTGACGGTCACGTTCGCACGGCCCGACGAGGCGAAGGGAAAGATTCCCGCAGCGGCCCAGCACGAAGTGCCGCAGATGTGGCAGTCGGCGTTGACCGAGGCGCTGAACCGGATGGCGATCTTCAGCGACAGCTCCAGCCGCAGGTGA